In Euphorbia lathyris chromosome 10, ddEupLath1.1, whole genome shotgun sequence, the DNA window CATCGTCGGTAGGCAATTTGATAAAAGTCTCCATATGCAATTTCTCACTTTGGGGGCTGCCTGTATACTCCAGATTTTGTTCCAACTAACTTGTGGATTCTCAGCATTCATCAATTGACCTCCTATAGCTGCATGATACCCACTTTTGACTGTGTAATTACCTCTTTTTTTCGTATTGCCATAACCATCCATCTTGTTGAATTCTCAATCTTCTTGGTATGGAGAAGATTAATTGTTGATCTCTTTGATTAAAATTTTCTTGGATCAGCTCCCGATTCCAATTTTCGTCTTCACGCATTAGATCCTGTACCTTTCCAGTTGGGAAATTGAGATGGTTAGTACTTGTCGGTTTTGGGTTGAGCTTGTCTGGTAACCACGGGCTGCTCCATATGTCAATCGTTTGGCCATCTCCCACCTTATTACGCAACCCTTTGAGAAGCAGATCTCGTCTTGCTAGTAGACTACGCCAGATATATGAGGGATTATGTCCCAAAACAGCTTCTTGGAATGAATGATCCGGAAAGTATTTTGCCTTCATTATATGTGCCATCAGTGAGTTGGGATCCTGGATAATTCGCCATCCTTATTTGGCTAGCAAAGCTATGTCGAACTGTTTGATATTCTGAAGTCCATTCCTCCTTGTGATTTCGGGATGCAAAGTTTATCCCATTGTTGCCAATGGATTCCTGAATTCGAGTCACCAGTTACCCTCCACCAGAACCTGTTTAGCATTTTACTTATCTCTTCACAAAACTGATCAGTCACTAAGAATACACTCATTATGAAGGTGGGAATTGATTGTAGTACTGATTTGATTAATATCTCCTTGCCGGCTCTGGATAAGAATTTTTTCCTTCCAATTGCTGATGTGGTTCCAAATACGATCCTTGAGATACCAGAATGTTTGTGCCTTACTTCTTCCTACAATGATTGGTTCCCCCAAATACATACCTAGGTCCTCCACCTCGCTTACACCCAGCAAACTTGATACTGTCTGTTTACTTTCTTGTGAAGCAGCTTTGCTGAATAGTAAGGCCGATTtttgataatttatttttgacCTGATGTTGATTCATATATCTTTAGACAGTCAAGGATGGCTTCCGCCTCACTCTTTTTCGCTTTAAAAAATAAGAAGCTGTCGTCTGTGAAAAAAAGATGGGATACCCACGACGCCGTTCTCGCCACTGTGCAGCCGTGTATGAGACCCTCCCTTTCTTTGGTCTTGAGGAGGATTGATAAACCTTCTGCACATATAAGAAATAGGAATGGAGATAAAGGATAACCTTGTCTTAAGCCTCGGGTTGGAATGATAGGTTGTCCAGTTTGCCCATTGTGAAGGATTCTGTATGATACCAAAGTGATACACATTACATCCACTTGATCCATTGGCTATGGAATCCCATTCTTACTAACATGTTTTGAAAAAATTCTCATTCAACCCGATCATAGGCTTTGCTCATGTCTAACTTGAGTGCAGCTATACCCGTTCCTTTTGACAATTTTAGCTTATAGATGGCTTTATATGCTACAATAATGTTGTCGGATATTGACCGTTCAGAGAGGAATGCACTTTGATTGTCTTATATGACTTGAGGGAGAATCTTTTTGAACCGGTTTGCTAGCATtttttatatgattttaaaCAATACGTTGCATAATGCTATAGGGTGAAGATCAGATACCTATGTTACCTCCGGTTTCTTTGGAATGAGCACAATTAGCGTTTCGTTTAGATTTGCTGGTATTGTGGATGCATTGAGAAGTCTTAAGCATGTGGTTGTTACGTCTGACCCCACTATTCCCCAGAACCTTTAGTAAAAGGCTGGATTCAATCCGTCTGGTCCAGGACTCTTGTTAGGATGCATTGAGAAACATGCAATTCGGACCTCCTTAGTAGTGAATTGGCGTGTTAAAGCTGCGTTTTCCGCTTCTGACACTTTAGCATTGACTCTGTCTAAGATTTATGTTGCCTCGCTACCTTGGCTCGTAAAGATGTTCTGAAAATAGCTTGTTAATAGTTCTTCTAACCACGAATTCCATCCACATCGTACTCCATCTTCGTTAATTAGCTCAGTAATAGCGTTTTGTCTGCTTCTAGCTGACGCATATTTGTGAAAGTATTGAGTGTTTGAATCGCCATCCCGGACCCAATATAATTTCGCTCTTTGTCGCCAAAAATCTTCCTGTTGGGCCAAGGCTTTATTGAATGTCAAAACTGCCTGTCGATACATTCCAATTCCATAAGCATCTGTGCGATTTTTGAGTCGATCCATCTGTTCACGGAGGTTTGTAatgatttttgtcaaatttCCTTATCGGTTCCTGCTCCACCTCACTAACGCTGCTGTGCATCTGCTAATTTTCTGTTCAATTGGACTTTCAGCAGTCTAATTCCAGGCTTGTTCAATTATGGTTCCGCATTCCTTTTCTCGTATCCAGCTATTTTTGAATTGGAATCTCTTTGGTGAGATTActcgaatccaggatttgatttCTAGTAGAATGGCTGTGTGATCCGAACTTGCAGTAATCGTATTGCGTACTGTTGAATTTGGGAATTGTTCTCTCCATTGCAAATTGATAAGGGCTCGATCAAGACATTCTTCTATCCAGTGTGAAGTGTCGCGTCCAGTTTCCCATGTGAAAGGGTACCCCTGCATTGCCATACTACTTAATTCGTATTCTTCAACCGTGCTTTGAAATCCTTCCAATAATCTACTCGGGTGTCTGTTTCCTCCCCTCTTTTCCGTTTGCCTAAGGAGATCGTTGAAATCTCCAATGCAACACCATCGTTGAAATCTCTAATTTGTccctcaaattttattatttattccatttgttgtgttttgaaaatttagtaCGGTGTTCCAAATATTTTTCaagttaattttaatctttGAACGCTTAAAAACCTAAGTTTGTCGATATATTATTGTAGTATCAAtgttgaataaaattaattaaatttaatctatgatcttaaatatattagttattccattttttgtgttttaaaaatttaatagtGTTCCAAGTATTTCTCAAGTTATtccattttttgtattttgaaaaTTCAATACAGTGTTTCAAGTATttcttaagttttttttttatgaaaagaataaactttattaaaacaGAGATAACAAATGTTGATCATTGAAGCAAAGCTCAATAATGTCACCAGGGACATCTTCAATTAAAATTAGAGGAAAAAAGATTGTTTTAGCCTTCTGTGCTAAAGCATGAGCAACAGCATTGCTGTTCCGTTTCACATGGGATGCCTGTACCTCCCGGAATCTTTTAATCAGTTGCTTCACATCCTCCAGTACCATTGTTCCTGCCCCTGTTACTGCTCCATCTCCCGCCAAGGCTGCTGCAATATTAGCATTACTCGTCTTAATTATTATCCGTTGCCATCCCCATTCGAGGGCTAGCTCCAATCCCTTCATCACCGCTAGCAGCTCCGCCATTTCAGCGTTTAACACAATTCCTGTAGGAACAACAACAACGAGTAATACTTCTCCCACAGAATGCTGAATTACTACTCCAATACCTCCATTCACTTCATTTACCCATGTAGCATCCACATTTACCTTTGCCAACGGGTTATGCGGTGTCGTCCACCTCTCATCTCTGTCCGGACTTTGGTTCTGCTATTGCGATTCTGTTTTCAATTTTGCCTCTCGTCATTCAAGTCAGAATCCCTCAGCTCGATTCAGTACGTCTTCCACCACGATCTCAGTTTTTTGGTGGACTAACTGGTTTTGTCTGAATCAGATAAACCACGCTATGGCCCCAATTTTTCCTTTCTCCTCCGGCTTCAGAAAAGTCCTCACCCAATTAAACCAGTCACCCATATCACGCTGCTGTACTTTCCATCTGCTGTCAAAGCCGAAGAACTCTTTCCAGATGCATTTGACACCCGAGCAGGTAACTAGGGCATGGTGAACCGTCTCCTCAGCAGTATGACATCTCGGGTAGATTTCCAGTGCCGTGACTCCTCTCCCACGCAGCTGCTGATATGTAGGTAATATATTTCTGTTAGCTCGCCATATAAAGTGCTTGGTTTTGAGTGGCAATTCCAATTTCCAAATCCATTCCCATTCCTTGTTCTGATTAGTTGACCCTATGGCTCGACCCTCCTCGAAATGGCGCACAACTTCCGCGAGGAAATAGGCGAACTTAACTGTAAAGTTTCCAGATTTTCCTATTGGCTAATAGATTTCATCATGTGGTAGCCTGTAACTGGTCGGCAATTTTTGGATTGCGAGCGCTTCATCCAGGCTGAAAACGGTTCGAAGCTTTCCAACCTTCCATTACCTCGTTTCCTGGTCGATTAAATTGTCAACTGTTACAAACTGCACATCTTCAAGCTTAGTTAGAGGTCTCTTTGCATTTAGGTGAGGAACCCAGTTTGCTCCCCAAATATCCACATCCCTCCTATTTCCGACTTTCCAACACATTCCTCTAGTGACTAAATCGCGTGCTTTCGCTATTCCTTTCCACACATAGCTATCATTATTCCCGCATCCCGCATTAAGAAAGTCATTATGAGGGAAATATTTCCCCTTGAACACTTTGGAGCATAAAATATATGGATTTTGGATTAACTTCCATGCCTGCTTAGCCACTATGGCCAAATTGAAAGATTCAAACCATCTGAACCCCCAAACCTCCTCCTTCTTTGCCTTGTATTGGGCGTCCCATGCGAGCCAGTGAATCACTTTCTTTTCATTAGTACCACCCCACCAAAATCCCCCAATCAAGTTTTGCACCTCTCGATAGAAAGAGTGGGATACTAAGAAGCATGAAAGTCAATATTGGGGTATTGATTGTGCTACTGTCTTGAGAAGTAATTCTTAAGTTAGAttgatagattaaatttaattaatttcagtCAATGTTCAATAATATATACTACctctgtttcatattacatgtctttctagagattcttttttgtttcatattacatatcattttatatgatcagtacatgttaaatcatcttttttctgctataaaacaCAGTTTTatggaaattaattagaataatagacttattatagaataaataaatattaaaatcaataaataagtaGCAACAATGATTTTTTTAcattatccttaatttctatacaattctaataagacatgtaatatgaaacagatgAAGTATTTTCTATTTAAACTTGGATAGATGTACTCTTTTTAAACGAAGGGAGAATATCTTATATATAAATCCTAACCTTTCATCTTTATCCTTATCCATGTCTCCGTAGAATACCAAACACCCATAGTGATTAAAGAAGCTTTATCTCAAATtaaggtaaagaaaataaattgcGGTTATATAAAAGTCAAAGAAATTACTAGAATAAGAAAATGAATTGCGCACGTCATCTAATTAATTAAGGGTCTTTATATCTCTCATCTCATCATACATTTGgtaaatcatcatcatcatctctcTCATTCTCAAATCTAAGCAATCCAACTACCAACAAACCAATCAAATGCTGCAACTATTCTTCGCCGTTGCCTTCTCGGCGGTGCCTTTGACTCTCTACGTTCCGCCGATTCGATCTCTTAATCTCTTCGTCGAGACCATTGAGGAATTGCTCCGCCAGACTTCTCTATATACTCTTAGGGTTTATCCTCGTCTTCGCCTCGCCATCTCCCGTATTTTCTCTAATCTCATTCGCTTATCAAGGTAAACCTAAAGTTCTCCTCTGGTTCTCACCCAGATTTTGTCTATTCctcattttatatttattaagccCTTTTTAGATTGTATTAGGGGTTTGTATTATCTCATTCTCCTGCTGATTAATTCTCGAATTTATAGAGTTTTTGTTGTACATGGATTGTGAATTCAACTCACAGTTAACTTTTTGTATATCTTTTATATCAATTGTGTATTTCTCTTTTTGCTATAAACATGGGCTGTTGCTGTGATGGGTTTTGGAATTGAACAATTGACTTCTTTTGATTCTGGAGTTGATTTGTCGGTTTACCATATCTTGTGTTTAAGCATCTTTGATTGTGATTTTACTTTTGTATGCTTCTTGCAATTGGTTCTTAATGATTGGCCATTCAAGTTTTATTCTAATTCTGTTTTCAGTATAGATTTGGGGATCCATTAGATGAAGCTAGACATATTTAACACAAGAAGTTTTCTCATTCATTTTTTACTGGTTACTCAAATGCATTGAGTTCAATTTCAGAAGAGTCTAGAAATTTTCGCCAATAATTTGGATTTGCAATTCTAACTCAAAAGTCTTACAGTACAATGGAATGAATATTAGACTAGAGAACAAATTAAGACTCAGGAATGAGTTACAAAgacataattcaacctaggatgtgtattatttattttgttatgcACTGCTTCtaattttgattgcttccagaTTCAGATAGTAAACAAGAAATAGGGGTATCAGAATGCGTTATCGTGtcatgattatatatgatacaaATGATAATTGTGTGTCAATGGTGTAAATTGTGTTTTCGTGTTGGAAATTGACAGCCATACCAAAAACATTGCCAGCTATGTCTAGGACAGAAATGTAGGTTTAGTTGAAAATTAGTGAATGTTAGCAGTTGGGCATTTATGTTTCAATGCTGGATGAGTAGTGAGATTTAAGCCATTTGGCCTTTTCAGAAAGTTTGGTCAAGTGACTGTTGGGAGAATTTGGCCAAATTCAGAGATTAGATAAAGTAGAAAGGATAATTTGAAATTTGAAGTTTGATAAATGAAAACTCAGTTAGGCAAAACACATTAATTAGCTCTCTTTTTTCATAATTTGTATTACAGTTTGAACTTCATTTCATTCTTTATCTTGAATGTTGAACAACACAGAATTCTACACTGTGATTTGCATTTTGAGCAACTGTAGATTTATCCcaaaatacatttgtttactacGTAATTCTAACTAAAGTACCTGGTGTATATGAGTAATATGCGGGAAACTGCTATGACATATGTATCACCAAGAATTGTTGGCCCTTTCGCCCAGTGTAAATAGAGGAGGTGGTAATTTCAGGTTATCGTGTTAAAATAATGATAGTGTAAATCTACTTGTGTTAGTTGGGTTGTCTTTATAAATATCCTATTTCAATACTTTCTCACttggtaaattaaaaaaaatatatatacttttgACCAGATTCAATGCTTTCTAACTGGGTATAAAGATAAAAACTTTGAACGCCGGTCACATATACGATGTCAAATTCAATAAACTATGAACTtgtgaaaaagagaagataatgGGGTAGGACCTTGTGCTTGGAGGCAAGAATGGTCAAAACTCTGATGAGGATTTAAAAGCTCTTTTTCCAAAATTAAGcaacaaattaaaaatatctATAAGGATTATTGTACAAACAGAGTCGAACATGATTAAAAGGTTATACTCTTGCCTTGGGTGGTGTCCTTAGCCCTAATTTAAAAGGTGTATTAATGGAGATTGGGGCTTTACTTTCTAACTATATGAAGGAATATAATTTATACTAGTTTTCTTAACATTATTGCGACAGCCCTCAAACCATGAATGTAAAATTCTCCAATTCTCTCCTAGCaatcttcatattctatttaTCCTTGAAGCTAAAAATCTGTTGCAGGTCATGCttgagattgagattgaaaggatggtttcttttaaccaAATAATCAAACATATAACGTGCAATACGGCAATTTTTTTGGTCTCTTTTTTAATTCCTTTGAAATTGTCTACAATGTCGAGTAATCTCAGTTCAATAAAATGACAAGAAAGAGAAAACAAGCATGTTTAAGAGAAATTCACACTACTACTGAAATTTTGATTTCCTCAATAGCTCTCAAAATCGATAACGAGGTTAAGATTTTTACTTGCTCAGAGCTGAATGAAGATGGCtgataaaattaatataagttaATAATTGAATACATAGAAGACATCATTATACACCTACATATTCAGTTTTGAGTAAAAGGGTAAAAGGGAATAGAAATACAAGATTATGAAAGAGTAACAATTTGAAGGCCAATGCCAAGATTTGAATCTTAAGAATCATGTTGTGCTTATCCAAAACACCATAACCATGATAGTGAGCAACAACATTGCGCAGTTGAAAAGGAAAGCTctgcataaaataaaaattcttgATATTAGAAAAAACCCAAcaaaaaacataaagaaatcaCTCTCCACTAAAATCCTTACAGCTTGCTCTCCAATAAAAAATATGTTCAATTTTGGACATTAGAAAGGAGGGAAATTTAAGTGTTGGATAAACTATGAGGAATCAAGAGAAATAATAGGAAAAGCTACAATTccgtattattttatattaatagaGTTTTTCACAATCTTCCGCTTTGTTCCTTACATACAAACAACTACATAGACTACGAAGTAACGAGAACCGCTAATTTGGTGATATTATTAGAGAAAAATTGATAAATAATACGTTAGCAGAACGAACTA includes these proteins:
- the LOC136209225 gene encoding uncharacterized protein, yielding MLQLFFAVAFSAVPLTLYVPPIRSLNLFVETIEELLRQTSLYTLRVYPRLRLAISRIFSNLIRLSR